Part of the Bacillota bacterium genome is shown below.
CTCTCGAGGAGGGTGGCGCGGAAATCTGGCTCCTGGACACCGATGTCTACGGCCGCGGTGACCTGGACACGAGGTTTTCGCAAGAGCCCCGCCAGGCCCAGAAGACGCGCAAACCCGCGTGCCTGATGCTTCCTGGCCTCAAGGATCACCGCGTCAGGGCCGAGGTCAAGCCTCACCAAGTCCAGGGCTTCCTTCATCGTCGAACCTTCGTATCTTTTCACCCTCATCTCCCAGGCTCACCATCCCACACGCGTTGACCTTCACTTCCGGTACGATCTCGCTGTATGACAGCACCACCACTGACGGGGCACTCCTTTCGATCAACCTTCGCAAATGCAGCCGGAGATTCGACGAAGTCAAGAGGATAGGCTGCCGCCCGGACGCCGCCATCCGCTCGGCCTCACGCACCAGGCTAGCTATGAGACTTCGGTAGATCTTAGGATCAGGCGCAAGGAAGGTGCCTTGCTCAGTGCGGCGCATCGACTCGAGAAGCATCTGCTCCAGACTGGGCTCGATCGTAAGCACGGCGATCCCGTCTTCACCAGCGTACTGGCTGCATATTGACCGGCTCATGCGGGATCTCACGAACTCCGTGAGCGCATCTGGGTCCTTTAGGCTGCCGGCCGCGTCTCCCAGGGCCTCCAGGATGGTGGAGAGGTCCCTTACGGAAATCCGCTCAGCCAGCAAGTTCTGAAGAACCCTTTGCACTTCTCCTACGGTCATCTGTGAGGGAATCAGTTCCTCAACCACTGCGGGGGCGGTCTCCCGGACGTTGTCTATCAGGTTCTTCGTGTCCTGCCTCGTCAGAAGCTCTGGGGCCCGCGCCTTGATGACTTCAGACAGGTGAGTCGCAATGACAGACCCTGCATCCACAACGGTATATCCGAGCATCTCTGCCTCGGCCTTCTGCGACGCAGATATCCAGACGGCCGGAAGCCCGAACGCCGGCTCCCGAGTCGCTGTGCCTGGGATCTCATCCGCTGCAGTGCCTGGATTCATGGCCATGTAGTGATCTGGGATGACCTGCCCTCTTGCCACTTCAACACCTTTGATCTTGACTATGTACTCGTTCGGCTTGGCCTGGATGTCGTCACGTATGCGGACCGGTGGGACTATGATTCCGAGCTCCAGCGCGATCTGCCGCCTCACACCCGCGACACGGTCTCTTAGATCCCCACCTTGATCGATGTCAACCAGAGGGATCAGGGAATAGCCGAAGTTCAACTCCATTGGTTCAACTCGGAGAAGGGACATCACGTCTTCTGGAGCCGCGGGGTTCTCTGCCGAGGGACCCTCCTCCGGTGGCTGAATCTCCTCTGACCGCTTCATGCGAGCGAGAACGTAAGACAGTATACCTGCCACAGCCGCCAGGACGAAGAAAGGCGCCTTTGGAAGACCAGGTATCATCCCAAAGACCACCAGCAGGCCTGAAGAAATCGCGATGGCCCTTGGCTGGGCAAGGATCTGAGATGCCAGGTCCTGCCCGAGGTTGGAGTCTGATGCCGCCCGGGTCACCACAATACCGGTCGCCGTGGAGATCAGGAGAGCGGGTATCTGACTCACCAGGCCATCGCCTACAGTCAACAAGGCGTACTTCCTGAGCGCTTCCATCACCGGGATGCCAAGCTGGATGATGCCGATCAGAATCCCGCCGATGATGTTGATAATTATAATGACTATTCCAGCAATGGCGTCTCCTCTGACGAACTTGCTTGCACCGTCCATCGCCCCGTAGAAATCTGCTTCCTGCTCGATGGCAGCCCGTCTCTTTCTCGCATCCGCCTCGGTCACCAGCCCGGCGTTGAGATCCGCATCAATGCTCATCTGCTTGCCCGGCATGGCATCGAGGGTGAATCTGGCGGCCACTTCGGCCACGCGTCCTGCGCCGTTCGTTATCACCACGAACTGGATTATGACAAGGATCAAGAAGATGACCATGCCCACGATGTAGTTGCCGCCCACCACGAAGCTGCCGAAAGCCTGGATGACCGCGCCGGCGTAGCCGCGCAGGAGTATGAGCCGGGTGGACGACACATTCAGCGCAAGCCGGAATAGGGTTGCAACTAGAAGCAGCGATGGAAAGACGGAAAACTGCAAGGGTTCATTGGTGTACATGGTCACGAGCAGTATTATGAGGGCGAAGGTGATGTTCATAGTCAGCAGCAGGTCGAGTACGATAGGAGGCAACGGGACAACCATCATCAGCAGGATCAGGATCACTGCTCCCGCAATGAGCACGTCGCCGTACGCAACCAGCTTCGACAACCTGGACTGCGATGACTCAACCGCCGCCACCTGCTACACCCCCCTTCGCGCGTTCCCCGGACAGCCTGTACACGAAGGCTAAGACTTCGGCGACTGCCCGGTAGAGCTCGGGCGGAATCTCATGTCCTATCTCAACAGTCTTGTAGAGTGCCTGCGCAACCGGGGGGTTCTCGACCGTGGGCACGCCGGCTTCCCTCGCGATCTCCCGGATTCTCAGGGCTATGAGCCTCTGGCCTTTCGCCACCACTTTCGGGGCCCGCATCCTCTCAGCGTCGTACCGGAGCGCCACTGCATAATGCGTGGGGTTGGTGACTACCACGTCCGCTCTTTTGACTTCCTGCATCATACGGTGCATCGCCATCTGACGCTGGCGCGCCCGTATCCTCCCACGGATCAGAGGGTCACCCTCTTGCTG
Proteins encoded:
- the flhA gene encoding flagellar biosynthesis protein FlhA yields the protein MAAVESSQSRLSKLVAYGDVLIAGAVILILLMMVVPLPPIVLDLLLTMNITFALIILLVTMYTNEPLQFSVFPSLLLVATLFRLALNVSSTRLILLRGYAGAVIQAFGSFVVGGNYIVGMVIFLILVIIQFVVITNGAGRVAEVAARFTLDAMPGKQMSIDADLNAGLVTEADARKRRAAIEQEADFYGAMDGASKFVRGDAIAGIVIIIINIIGGILIGIIQLGIPVMEALRKYALLTVGDGLVSQIPALLISTATGIVVTRAASDSNLGQDLASQILAQPRAIAISSGLLVVFGMIPGLPKAPFFVLAAVAGILSYVLARMKRSEEIQPPEEGPSAENPAAPEDVMSLLRVEPMELNFGYSLIPLVDIDQGGDLRDRVAGVRRQIALELGIIVPPVRIRDDIQAKPNEYIVKIKGVEVARGQVIPDHYMAMNPGTAADEIPGTATREPAFGLPAVWISASQKAEAEMLGYTVVDAGSVIATHLSEVIKARAPELLTRQDTKNLIDNVRETAPAVVEELIPSQMTVGEVQRVLQNLLAERISVRDLSTILEALGDAAGSLKDPDALTEFVRSRMSRSICSQYAGEDGIAVLTIEPSLEQMLLESMRRTEQGTFLAPDPKIYRSLIASLVREAERMAASGRQPILLTSSNLRLHLRRLIERSAPSVVVLSYSEIVPEVKVNACGMVSLGDEGEKIRRFDDEGSPGLGEA